The following proteins are co-located in the Oceanimonas sp. GK1 genome:
- the tyrS gene encoding tyrosine--tRNA ligase, with protein MSQSLSLLDELHRRGLIAQSSDAAALAVHLDEQPRTLYCGFDPTAGSLHIGHLVPLLMLRRFQQAGHRVVALVGGATGMIGDPSFKAGERALNEAGTVETWVGELSAQIRRLLHTDPHAESRLVNNADWMNGMAVLTFLRDIGKHFSVNAMIARESVRQRLARPEQGISFTEFSYSLLQSYDYVMLNRQYDCTLQIGGNDQWGNITSGIDLTRRLNGQAVFGLTLPLITKADGTKFGKTESGTVWLDAARTSPYAFYQFWLNTSDEDVYRFLRYYSFLELNEITALEASDRQRGGRPEAQQVLARELTRLVHGEQALAAAERISQALFSGEFSTLSEEELAQLELDGMPMTPLELAADSTPPALSELLKQAGLASSLRQARELISAGAVSVNGVPATADTNAQPLLHGRYVILRRGKKQFHLLRLCH; from the coding sequence ATGAGCCAATCCCTGTCCCTACTTGACGAACTGCACCGGCGCGGCCTGATCGCCCAGTCGTCCGATGCTGCCGCCCTGGCGGTGCACCTTGATGAACAGCCGCGCACCCTGTATTGCGGCTTCGATCCCACCGCCGGCAGTCTGCATATCGGTCATCTGGTGCCATTACTGATGCTGCGCCGGTTTCAGCAAGCCGGCCACCGGGTGGTGGCGCTGGTGGGCGGCGCCACCGGCATGATTGGCGATCCCAGCTTCAAGGCCGGTGAACGCGCACTCAATGAAGCCGGCACGGTGGAAACATGGGTGGGCGAGCTGAGCGCCCAGATACGCCGCTTGCTGCACACAGACCCGCATGCCGAAAGCAGGCTTGTGAACAACGCCGACTGGATGAATGGCATGGCGGTGCTGACCTTTCTGCGGGATATCGGCAAGCATTTTTCGGTCAATGCCATGATTGCCCGGGAGTCGGTGCGCCAGCGGCTGGCCCGGCCCGAGCAGGGGATTTCCTTTACCGAGTTTTCCTACTCACTGCTGCAGTCCTATGACTATGTGATGCTCAACCGGCAATATGACTGCACCCTGCAGATAGGCGGCAACGATCAGTGGGGCAATATCACCAGTGGCATCGATCTCACCCGCCGCCTCAACGGGCAAGCGGTGTTTGGCCTGACCCTGCCGCTGATCACCAAGGCGGACGGCACCAAGTTCGGCAAGACAGAAAGCGGCACCGTCTGGCTGGATGCGGCCCGAACCTCGCCCTATGCCTTTTACCAGTTCTGGCTGAACACCAGTGATGAGGACGTATACCGTTTTCTGCGTTACTACAGCTTTCTTGAGCTGAACGAGATCACCGCGCTGGAAGCCAGCGACCGGCAACGGGGCGGCCGACCCGAAGCCCAGCAGGTGCTGGCCCGGGAGCTGACCCGGCTGGTGCATGGCGAGCAGGCCCTGGCCGCGGCAGAGCGCATCAGCCAAGCGCTGTTCAGCGGGGAATTCAGCACACTGAGTGAAGAGGAATTGGCACAGCTGGAGCTGGATGGCATGCCCATGACCCCATTGGAGCTCGCCGCAGACAGTACGCCACCGGCGCTAAGCGAGCTGCTGAAACAGGCCGGTCTGGCCAGCTCTTTGCGCCAGGCCCGGGAGCTTATCAGCGCCGGCGCCGTCTCGGTCAATGGCGTGCCGGCCACCGCCGACACCAACGCCCAGCCCCTGCTGCACGGCCGCTATGTGATCCTGCGCCGGGGCAAAAAGCAGTTCCACCTGCTGCGGTTGTGCCATTGA
- a CDS encoding helix-turn-helix transcriptional regulator, producing MTEPNNTLLARVIDALGSPAFPRLLAQLLQAGLGCDCLLMVSYRRGGPAVYLFDNLRHRRELLFQRYLNGLYAEDPFCRALSRGLKDGVYSLRALAMAQGMPPQYSAAFYQDTGWREELGLVIRLTEEQWLMIFFGRLQARPFAPAEQAALREQLPLVRALCRRHWPAGTGPLAQSPPAPARMDARVKAALASFGRGRLTRREAQVAALLVQGMDNEAIAASLGIGAGTVRNHRKHLYAKLNAGSQGALFARFLNHLITEDEGQGE from the coding sequence ATGACAGAGCCGAATAACACACTGCTGGCCAGAGTGATTGATGCCCTGGGCAGCCCGGCCTTTCCCCGCCTGTTGGCGCAATTGCTGCAGGCCGGCCTTGGCTGTGACTGTCTGCTGATGGTGAGTTATCGTCGTGGCGGTCCGGCGGTGTATTTGTTTGATAATCTGCGCCACCGGCGCGAGCTGTTGTTTCAGCGCTATCTCAACGGCCTGTATGCGGAAGATCCCTTTTGCCGGGCACTGAGCCGTGGCCTGAAAGACGGCGTTTATTCCCTGCGTGCCCTGGCCATGGCGCAGGGCATGCCGCCCCAGTATTCTGCGGCCTTTTATCAGGACACCGGCTGGCGTGAAGAGCTGGGGCTGGTTATTCGGCTGACCGAAGAACAATGGCTGATGATTTTTTTCGGGCGGCTGCAGGCCAGGCCCTTTGCGCCGGCGGAGCAGGCGGCGCTGCGGGAGCAGTTGCCGCTGGTCAGGGCCCTGTGCCGCCGGCACTGGCCGGCAGGGACCGGCCCGCTGGCGCAGTCGCCGCCGGCACCGGCCCGAATGGATGCCCGGGTAAAGGCGGCCCTGGCCAGCTTTGGCCGGGGGCGGCTGACCCGGCGTGAAGCTCAGGTGGCTGCCCTGCTGGTGCAGGGGATGGACAACGAGGCCATTGCCGCCAGTCTGGGCATAGGCGCGGGCACGGTCAGAAACCACCGCAAGCACCTTTATGCCAAGCTGAATGCCGGCTCTCAAGGAGCCTTGTTTGCCCGCTTTCTCAATCATCTGATCACCGAAGACGAAGGCCAGGGTGAATAA
- a CDS encoding FAD-binding and (Fe-S)-binding domain-containing protein — protein sequence MIPRLALQQQTTPTYYSFLEALADSGFRGDIERSYASRLAVATDNSVYQCLPQAVVFPRSSQDLVVMLSLAAKDAYRDIRFSPRGGGTGTNGQSLNDNIVVDLSRHMTQLLTLDADGRRVRIQTGMVKDRLNQLVAPHDLFFSPDLSTSNRATVGGMINTDASGQGSLVYGKTSDHVLGVTAVLVDGTLIETGPVSGEALNQKLEEDSREGELYRCVYHSVTGNAGEIERRFPKLNRFLTGYDLKHVYDKASHTLDLTRILCGSEGSLAFITEAWLDLTPIPNYRTLVNVKYDSFESALRNAPLMVEAKALSVETVDSKVLNLARQDIVWHSVSDLIQDVPGKVMDGLNMVEYADQDETAQREKVDALCKRLDGLMERGEAGVIGYQVCDDLASINRIYGMRKKAVGLLGNTQGRKKPVAFVEDTAVPPEHLADYIMEFRQLLDDHGLQYGMFGHVDAGVLHVRPALDMVDPEQEVMLRRISDQVNALTAKYGGLMWGEHGKGFRSEYSPTFFGEVLFTELRRIKSAFDPFNRLNPGKICTPLDSLEQLVSVDATKRGYFDRQIPVHVRDGFTQAMDCNGNGLCFDFDVRSPMCPSMKLSADRRHSPKGRAGLVREWLRQLSAQGFDPMAGEAAAMSRSTSVKNMVLRIKHTLDKRRGEYDFSHEVKEAMDGCLACKACSSQCPIKVDVPTFRARFLQLYYQRYQRPPRDYLVSWVETYTPWMAKAPGLFNPIMNHKWLQGGTASLLGMVDMPALSQPSLKKRLGKGPAAQFSLEQLQAMSEEERARTLLVVQDPFTSFYDAGVVHDLVRLATALGFNPVVLPFKPNGKPAHVKGFLRRFAGMAADSAQFLNRLARLNIPMVGVDPSLVLCYRDEYAKVLGPARGDFEVLLPQEWLLKVLEHIPARESTGEPWHLFAHCTEKTAKPTTHQDWSRIFSHLGAKLNAVPVGCCGMAGTYGHEREHAEGSRTLFAMSWAEPLSQLPRDRCLATGFSCRSQVKRIEGEGLRHPVQALLSLLA from the coding sequence ATGATCCCAAGGTTAGCGCTGCAGCAGCAGACAACCCCCACCTATTATTCATTTCTTGAGGCGCTGGCCGACAGCGGGTTTCGCGGCGACATCGAGCGCAGCTATGCCAGCCGGCTGGCGGTAGCCACCGACAACAGCGTGTATCAGTGCCTGCCTCAGGCGGTGGTGTTTCCCCGTTCATCCCAGGATCTGGTGGTGATGCTGAGCCTGGCCGCGAAAGACGCCTACCGGGACATTCGCTTTTCGCCCCGGGGCGGCGGCACCGGCACCAATGGTCAGTCTCTCAACGACAACATAGTGGTGGACCTGTCCCGGCACATGACCCAGCTGCTGACCCTGGACGCCGACGGCCGCCGGGTGCGCATTCAGACCGGCATGGTCAAGGACAGGCTCAACCAGCTGGTGGCGCCCCACGATCTGTTCTTCTCGCCGGACTTGTCTACCAGCAACCGGGCCACCGTGGGCGGCATGATCAATACCGATGCCTCCGGTCAGGGCTCGCTGGTTTACGGCAAAACCTCGGATCACGTGCTCGGCGTGACCGCCGTGCTGGTGGACGGCACCCTGATTGAAACCGGCCCGGTCTCCGGCGAGGCGCTGAACCAGAAGCTGGAGGAAGACAGCCGGGAAGGGGAGCTGTACCGCTGCGTGTATCACAGCGTGACCGGCAACGCCGGGGAAATTGAGCGGCGCTTTCCCAAACTGAACCGCTTTCTCACCGGTTACGATCTGAAACACGTTTACGACAAGGCCAGCCATACCCTGGATCTGACCCGCATTCTGTGCGGCTCCGAAGGGTCGCTTGCCTTCATTACCGAAGCCTGGCTGGATCTTACCCCCATTCCCAACTACCGCACCCTGGTCAACGTCAAGTACGACAGCTTTGAATCGGCCCTGCGCAATGCGCCGCTGATGGTGGAAGCCAAGGCGCTGTCGGTGGAAACCGTGGACTCCAAAGTGCTCAACCTGGCCCGGCAAGACATCGTCTGGCACTCGGTGAGCGATCTCATTCAGGACGTGCCCGGCAAAGTGATGGATGGTCTCAACATGGTGGAATACGCCGACCAGGACGAGACCGCCCAGCGGGAAAAAGTGGACGCGCTGTGCAAACGGCTCGACGGCCTGATGGAGCGGGGCGAGGCCGGGGTGATCGGCTATCAGGTGTGCGATGACCTGGCGTCCATCAACCGCATCTACGGCATGCGCAAAAAGGCGGTGGGCCTGCTGGGTAATACCCAGGGCCGCAAAAAGCCGGTGGCCTTTGTGGAAGACACCGCCGTGCCCCCGGAGCACCTGGCCGATTACATCATGGAGTTCCGCCAGCTGCTGGACGATCACGGCCTGCAATACGGCATGTTCGGCCATGTGGATGCCGGCGTGCTGCACGTGCGGCCGGCCCTGGACATGGTCGATCCCGAGCAGGAAGTCATGCTGCGGCGCATCTCCGACCAGGTGAATGCGCTCACCGCCAAATACGGCGGCCTGATGTGGGGCGAGCACGGCAAGGGCTTTCGTTCCGAATACAGCCCCACCTTCTTTGGCGAGGTGCTGTTTACCGAGTTGCGCCGCATCAAGTCGGCCTTTGACCCCTTCAACCGGCTGAACCCGGGCAAGATCTGCACGCCGCTGGACAGCCTGGAGCAGCTGGTGTCGGTGGACGCCACCAAACGCGGCTATTTCGACCGGCAGATCCCGGTGCATGTGCGTGACGGCTTTACCCAGGCCATGGACTGCAACGGCAACGGCCTGTGCTTTGACTTCGACGTGCGCTCGCCCATGTGCCCGTCCATGAAGCTCTCCGCCGACCGCCGGCATTCGCCCAAGGGCCGGGCCGGCCTGGTGCGGGAGTGGCTGCGCCAGCTGTCGGCCCAGGGCTTTGATCCCATGGCCGGCGAGGCGGCCGCCATGAGCCGGAGCACCAGCGTCAAGAACATGGTGCTGCGCATCAAGCACACCCTCGACAAGCGCCGGGGCGAATACGACTTCTCCCATGAGGTGAAAGAGGCGATGGACGGCTGCCTGGCATGCAAGGCCTGCTCCAGCCAGTGCCCGATCAAGGTGGACGTGCCCACCTTCCGTGCCCGTTTTCTGCAGCTCTACTACCAGCGCTACCAGCGTCCGCCAAGGGATTATCTGGTGTCCTGGGTGGAAACATATACCCCCTGGATGGCAAAAGCCCCGGGCCTGTTCAACCCCATCATGAACCACAAGTGGCTGCAGGGCGGTACCGCCTCATTGCTTGGCATGGTGGACATGCCGGCGCTGAGCCAGCCCAGCCTGAAAAAGCGCCTGGGCAAGGGCCCGGCGGCCCAGTTCAGCCTGGAACAACTGCAGGCCATGAGCGAGGAAGAGCGCGCCCGGACTCTGCTGGTGGTACAGGATCCCTTTACCTCCTTCTACGACGCCGGCGTGGTGCACGATCTGGTACGCCTGGCCACGGCGCTGGGCTTCAATCCGGTGGTGTTGCCGTTCAAACCCAACGGCAAGCCGGCTCACGTAAAGGGCTTTTTGCGCCGTTTTGCCGGCATGGCTGCCGACAGCGCCCAGTTCCTCAACCGGCTGGCCCGGCTCAATATTCCCATGGTGGGCGTGGATCCGTCTTTGGTGCTCTGTTACCGGGATGAATACGCCAAGGTGCTGGGCCCGGCCCGGGGCGACTTTGAAGTCTTGCTGCCCCAGGAGTGGCTGCTTAAAGTGCTGGAGCACATACCGGCCCGTGAAAGTACGGGCGAGCCCTGGCACCTGTTTGCCCACTGCACCGAGAAAACCGCCAAGCCCACCACCCACCAGGACTGGAGCCGTATCTTCAGTCATCTGGGGGCAAAGCTTAACGCCGTGCCCGTGGGGTGCTGCGGCATGGCCGGCACCTATGGTCACGAGCGGGAGCACGCCGAGGGCTCCCGTACCCTGTTTGCCATGAGCTGGGCCGAGCCCCTGAGCCAGCTGCCCAGAGATCGCTGCCTGGCCACCGGCTTTTCCTGCCGCAGTCAGGTCAAGCGCATCGAGGGAGAGGGCCTTCGCCATCCGGTGCAGGCCTTGCTAAGCTTGTTGGCGTAA
- a CDS encoding GlsB/YeaQ/YmgE family stress response membrane protein, producing the protein MGLLWGLIIGGLAGWIAGNLTRGGGFGLLGNIVVGLVGGFLGGVLFRLLGLAATGIIGSLVMSVVGALLLIFIVGKIKKR; encoded by the coding sequence ATGGGTCTGCTTTGGGGATTGATCATCGGTGGTCTGGCCGGCTGGATAGCCGGCAATCTGACCAGGGGCGGCGGCTTTGGCCTGCTCGGCAATATTGTGGTTGGCCTGGTGGGCGGCTTTCTCGGCGGTGTGCTGTTCCGGCTGCTGGGGCTGGCGGCCACCGGCATTATCGGATCCTTGGTGATGTCGGTAGTCGGCGCCCTGCTGCTGATTTTTATTGTGGGCAAAATCAAAAAAAGATGA
- a CDS encoding hotdog fold thioesterase, translating into MWKREFTLDSLNQLSENTLAAQLGMTFCEVGHDYLRGTMPVDYRTHQPLGMLHGGASVAFAETLGSVAANMCVEAGFYCVGQGVNANHVRAKRSGLVTGTARPLHLGATTQVWQIDIHDERNRLVCTSRLTMAVLRQKRPD; encoded by the coding sequence ATGTGGAAACGTGAATTTACACTGGACAGTTTGAACCAACTGTCGGAGAATACGCTCGCAGCCCAGTTGGGCATGACCTTTTGTGAAGTGGGTCACGATTATCTGCGCGGCACCATGCCGGTAGACTACCGTACTCATCAGCCTCTTGGCATGTTACATGGCGGCGCGAGTGTCGCGTTTGCCGAGACCCTGGGTTCAGTAGCTGCCAATATGTGCGTTGAAGCGGGTTTTTATTGCGTTGGTCAGGGAGTTAACGCAAATCACGTCCGCGCCAAACGAAGCGGCCTGGTAACAGGAACCGCACGTCCCCTCCACTTGGGCGCGACGACACAAGTCTGGCAGATCGACATCCATGACGAGCGCAATCGCCTGGTGTGTACCAGTAGATTGACCATGGCGGTGTTGAGACAAAAACGGCCAGATTAG
- a CDS encoding DEAD/DEAH box helicase — protein MTNTSVVPAFADLGLAPAVLQALTDAGYEQPSAIQAAAIPTLLTGRDVLGLAQTGTGKTAAFALPMLSRISGGNAYPQVLVLAPTRELAIQVAESFENYAKYQKDIRIVSIYGGQAYDSQIRALKRGVDIVVGTPGRVMDHMRRGTLKLDSLQALVLDEADEMLRMGFIDDVEWILEHTPDTRQIALFSATMPPAIQRVAQKYLKDPQEVRIANKTRTNASIRQRYWFVRGMPKQEALCRLVETENMDACLVFVRTRKDAEELAELMSREGHACEALHGDIPQKLREKVVDRLKNGRLNVLVATDVVARGLDVERISHVINYDMPHDNESYVHRIGRTGRAGREGDAILFVTGREKRSLYNLERHTRQPIEEMSMPSADDINKIRAERFKARIRTSVEADEKALAPFVEMVNELQADGMDTAALAAGLARLLQGERPLFVEDKPMAARRPDVRESRERFERSDRPERGERPRRGGKDEVSGVTMETFRVDVGRVHGVKPGHLVGAIANEADLESRYIGQIQIHDDFSTVDLPEGIPAELQQVLQKVRVCQRPLNLAKYEGGPLPRRQFRSKDERGGDRGGERGKFRPRRNDKRLNG, from the coding sequence ATGACAAATACCTCTGTAGTACCCGCTTTTGCTGATCTCGGGCTGGCGCCTGCCGTTCTTCAAGCTCTGACCGACGCCGGTTATGAGCAGCCTTCTGCCATTCAGGCCGCCGCCATTCCGACTCTGCTGACCGGGCGCGACGTACTGGGCCTGGCCCAGACCGGTACCGGCAAGACCGCCGCCTTTGCCCTGCCGATGCTGAGCCGCATCAGCGGCGGCAACGCCTACCCCCAGGTGCTGGTGCTGGCCCCGACCCGGGAGCTGGCCATTCAGGTGGCCGAGTCCTTTGAAAACTACGCCAAATATCAGAAAGACATTCGCATCGTCTCCATCTACGGTGGCCAGGCTTACGACAGCCAGATCCGTGCGCTGAAGCGCGGTGTCGACATCGTTGTGGGCACCCCGGGCCGAGTGATGGACCACATGCGCCGCGGTACCCTCAAGCTGGACAGCCTGCAGGCGCTGGTGCTGGACGAAGCCGACGAAATGCTGCGCATGGGCTTTATTGACGACGTGGAATGGATCCTGGAGCACACCCCGGACACCCGTCAGATTGCCCTGTTCTCCGCCACCATGCCGCCGGCCATTCAGCGAGTGGCCCAGAAGTACCTGAAAGATCCTCAGGAAGTGCGCATCGCCAACAAGACCCGTACCAACGCCAGCATTCGCCAGCGTTACTGGTTTGTGCGCGGCATGCCCAAGCAGGAAGCCCTGTGCCGCTTGGTGGAAACCGAGAACATGGACGCCTGCCTGGTGTTTGTGCGCACCCGTAAAGACGCCGAAGAGCTGGCCGAGCTGATGAGCCGGGAAGGCCACGCCTGTGAGGCCCTGCACGGTGATATTCCCCAGAAGCTGCGGGAAAAAGTGGTTGATCGTCTGAAAAATGGCCGCCTGAACGTGCTGGTGGCCACCGACGTGGTTGCCCGTGGTCTGGACGTGGAGCGCATCAGCCACGTGATCAACTACGACATGCCCCATGACAACGAGTCTTACGTGCACCGTATCGGCCGTACCGGCCGTGCCGGCCGCGAAGGCGATGCCATCCTGTTTGTGACCGGCCGTGAAAAGCGCAGCCTGTACAACCTGGAGCGCCACACTCGTCAGCCCATTGAAGAGATGAGCATGCCCAGCGCCGACGACATCAACAAGATCCGTGCCGAGCGCTTCAAGGCCCGCATTCGCACCAGCGTTGAAGCCGACGAAAAGGCCCTGGCGCCCTTCGTGGAAATGGTGAACGAGCTGCAGGCCGATGGTATGGATACCGCCGCCCTGGCCGCCGGCCTGGCCCGTCTGCTGCAAGGCGAGCGCCCGTTGTTTGTGGAAGACAAACCGATGGCGGCCCGTCGTCCGGATGTGCGTGAAAGCCGCGAGCGCTTTGAACGCAGCGACCGCCCCGAGCGCGGCGAGCGCCCGCGTCGTGGTGGCAAGGACGAGGTGTCCGGTGTGACCATGGAAACCTTCCGCGTTGACGTGGGCCGGGTGCACGGCGTCAAGCCGGGCCACCTGGTGGGCGCCATCGCCAACGAGGCGGATCTGGAGTCCCGTTATATCGGCCAGATCCAGATCCATGATGACTTCTCCACCGTGGATCTGCCCGAGGGCATTCCCGCCGAGCTGCAGCAGGTACTGCAAAAGGTACGGGTCTGTCAGCGTCCGCTGAACCTGGCCAAGTACGAAGGTGGTCCGCTGCCCCGTCGCCAGTTCCGTAGCAAGGACGAGCGCGGTGGCGACCGTGGTGGCGAGCGCGGCAAGTTTCGCCCCCGTCGCAACGACAAGCGCCTGAACGGCTAA
- the hpf gene encoding ribosome hibernation-promoting factor, HPF/YfiA family encodes MSVAITSHVIDITPAIRERIESRFEKLDRRQIALINPHVVIQKEGLNYQVEASAGLPGETLFAQAEDENLYAAINELGHKLERQLTRYAEKPLAQRTQAVQPAVEEEE; translated from the coding sequence ATGTCCGTTGCCATTACCAGCCATGTTATCGACATCACTCCCGCCATTCGTGAACGGATTGAAAGTCGCTTCGAGAAGCTCGACCGGCGCCAGATTGCGCTCATTAACCCCCATGTGGTGATCCAGAAGGAAGGCCTGAACTACCAGGTGGAAGCCAGTGCCGGCCTGCCCGGTGAGACCTTGTTTGCCCAGGCTGAAGATGAAAACCTGTATGCCGCCATCAATGAGCTGGGCCACAAGCTAGAGCGTCAGCTGACCCGCTACGCAGAAAAGCCCCTGGCCCAGCGCACCCAGGCCGTTCAGCCGGCGGTGGAAGAAGAAGAGTAA
- a CDS encoding transglycosylase SLT domain-containing protein, whose protein sequence is MFKRLGVGVLLLSLGLAAQASPQREQYRQAEQALAQGKTGEYRQLRQGLDGYPLVPYLDYRYLADRLKDIGTGDVRGFMSRYSDSLLADRLERQYLFRLAREQRWQEFLALYPELPNSIELQCAHYRAKWATGDLAEAMKGAERLWRYGGSRPDACDPLFDTWKARGGLNDEQVWQRMLLAYESGQSSLLTYLSGLLGGSARASGELLLALDRNPALLADSERFGSSNPRHQAAMAVALARLADRDPGLAMTLYPRYQRAPGLTSLQVAEVERSLARRLMYNRTHEYRSWLDQRLPEIGSDALFELRARLAIWEQDWRHLVDWIDRLPADEQNSSRWQYWRGRALASQGKAKEADAAWAKAASERDYYGFLAAQRSQRPYALNRAAPPAAPDWQQAVERWPALARVAEWLALGNKAAARSEWYHLLGRVSEADQLALGALALKRGWHDKSILASIQARAWDQLELRFPVVYRDVFRGQANKLDLNESTLFAIARQESAFYEQARSPVGAAGLMQLMPATARETARKHSISDYRRATDVYRPEVNVQLGSSYFKELLQRYQGNRIPAIAAYNAGPGRINRWLEQSASRPLDVWVENIPYRETRGYVQNVLAYSVIYQDMLGQEKTFITSRELDYVY, encoded by the coding sequence GTGTTCAAACGGCTAGGGGTGGGAGTGTTGTTACTGAGTCTGGGGCTGGCGGCCCAGGCATCGCCGCAGCGGGAGCAGTACCGCCAGGCAGAGCAGGCCCTGGCCCAGGGCAAAACCGGTGAATACCGCCAGTTGCGGCAAGGGCTCGACGGCTATCCGCTGGTTCCCTATCTGGACTACCGCTACCTGGCCGACCGGCTGAAAGACATCGGTACCGGCGATGTCCGTGGCTTTATGTCCCGTTATTCCGACTCCCTGCTGGCCGACCGGCTGGAGCGACAGTACCTGTTTCGCCTGGCCCGGGAGCAGCGCTGGCAGGAGTTTCTCGCCCTTTACCCCGAGCTGCCCAACAGCATTGAGCTGCAATGCGCCCATTACCGGGCCAAATGGGCCACCGGCGACCTGGCCGAAGCGATGAAAGGCGCCGAGCGGCTGTGGCGTTATGGCGGCTCCCGGCCCGATGCTTGCGATCCCCTGTTTGATACCTGGAAGGCGCGGGGCGGCCTGAACGATGAGCAGGTATGGCAGCGTATGCTGCTGGCCTACGAGTCCGGCCAGAGCAGCCTGCTCACGTATCTGTCCGGTTTGCTGGGCGGCTCCGCCCGGGCCAGTGGCGAGCTGCTGCTGGCCCTGGATCGCAATCCCGCCCTGCTCGCCGACAGCGAGCGCTTCGGCTCCTCCAACCCCCGCCATCAGGCGGCCATGGCGGTAGCGCTGGCGCGGCTGGCGGACCGGGATCCGGGCCTTGCCATGACCCTTTATCCGCGCTACCAGCGTGCCCCCGGGCTGACCTCACTGCAGGTGGCCGAGGTGGAGCGCAGCCTGGCCCGGCGGCTGATGTACAACCGCACTCACGAATACCGCAGCTGGCTCGACCAGCGTCTGCCCGAGATCGGCAGCGACGCCCTGTTCGAGCTGCGGGCCCGGCTGGCCATCTGGGAGCAGGACTGGCGTCATCTGGTGGACTGGATAGACCGGCTGCCGGCGGATGAACAAAACAGCAGCCGCTGGCAATACTGGCGGGGCCGGGCACTGGCCAGCCAGGGCAAGGCGAAGGAGGCGGATGCGGCCTGGGCCAAGGCCGCATCCGAGCGGGATTATTACGGCTTTCTGGCGGCCCAGCGCAGTCAGCGACCCTATGCACTCAACCGGGCTGCACCGCCCGCAGCGCCCGACTGGCAGCAGGCGGTCGAGCGCTGGCCGGCGCTGGCCCGGGTAGCGGAATGGCTGGCGCTGGGCAACAAGGCGGCGGCCCGCAGCGAGTGGTATCACCTGCTGGGCCGGGTGAGTGAAGCCGATCAGCTGGCCCTGGGCGCCCTGGCCTTGAAGCGGGGCTGGCATGACAAGTCGATCCTGGCCAGCATTCAAGCCCGGGCCTGGGATCAGCTGGAGCTGCGTTTTCCCGTGGTGTATCGGGATGTGTTTCGTGGCCAGGCCAACAAACTGGATCTGAACGAATCCACACTGTTTGCCATCGCCCGTCAGGAGAGCGCGTTTTACGAGCAGGCCCGCTCGCCGGTGGGCGCCGCTGGCCTGATGCAGCTGATGCCGGCCACCGCCCGGGAAACCGCGCGCAAGCATAGCATCAGCGATTATCGCAGGGCCACCGACGTATACCGCCCGGAGGTCAATGTGCAGCTGGGATCCAGTTACTTCAAGGAGCTGCTACAGCGTTACCAGGGCAACCGTATTCCGGCCATTGCCGCCTACAATGCCGGTCCTGGCCGTATCAACCGCTGGCTGGAACAAAGCGCCAGCCGCCCACTGGACGTGTGGGTGGAAAACATTCCCTATCGTGAAACTCGGGGCTATGTGCAGAACGTGCTGGCATATTCGGTGATTTACCAGGATATGCTGGGTCAGGAAAAGACCTTCATCACCTCTCGGGAGCTGGACTATGTCTACTGA
- a CDS encoding NAD dependent epimerase/dehydratase, which yields MSTERSLAILGLGWLGEPLGHTLLEQGWRVSGTSRDAGKAARLTAAGIHTQVWDFDAPLPLHWPERLRAHTLLLCVPPGKLIDYPDILGRLARLAVAGGVQRVIFTSATSVYAGVGVKTEADAAPDGPRGARMLAAERAVQACGAGRVLILRLSGLVGGNREPGRFLSGKRFDGGDEPVNLVALEDLLRMIPAILGRNDWPAVLNISAPHHPSRCDFYSEAARLQGLPPPEFGGGGAGKIIDGSALCRWLNMDYAVTDWFDWLAARRPER from the coding sequence ATGTCTACTGAGCGCAGCCTGGCCATACTCGGGCTGGGCTGGCTGGGCGAGCCGCTCGGGCATACCCTGCTTGAGCAGGGCTGGCGCGTAAGCGGGACCAGCCGTGATGCCGGCAAGGCGGCCCGGCTGACCGCAGCCGGCATCCACACCCAGGTGTGGGATTTCGACGCGCCCTTGCCCCTGCACTGGCCCGAACGGCTGCGTGCCCACACCCTGTTGCTGTGTGTGCCGCCGGGTAAGCTGATCGATTACCCGGACATCCTGGGCCGGCTGGCCCGGCTGGCGGTAGCCGGGGGCGTTCAGCGGGTGATCTTTACCAGTGCTACCTCGGTTTACGCCGGGGTGGGAGTCAAGACCGAGGCGGATGCGGCGCCCGATGGCCCCCGGGGAGCGCGCATGCTGGCGGCCGAACGGGCGGTGCAGGCTTGCGGCGCCGGGCGGGTGCTGATATTGCGGCTGTCGGGGCTGGTGGGCGGCAACCGGGAGCCGGGCCGGTTTCTTTCGGGAAAACGCTTTGATGGCGGCGATGAGCCGGTCAATCTGGTGGCGCTGGAGGATCTGCTGCGTATGATCCCCGCCATCCTTGGGCGCAACGACTGGCCCGCCGTGCTGAACATCAGCGCCCCCCATCACCCCAGTCGGTGCGATTTTTACAGTGAGGCGGCCCGGCTGCAGGGGCTGCCTCCGCCGGAATTTGGCGGTGGCGGCGCGGGCAAAATCATCGACGGCAGTGCCTTGTGTCGCTGGCTGAACATGGATTACGCAGTCACTGACTGGTTCGACTGGCTGGCGGCCCGCCGGCCTGAGCGGTGA